The following coding sequences are from one Epilithonimonas vandammei window:
- a CDS encoding helix-turn-helix domain-containing protein: MEKSEILKLVGKRIKEVRESKGISQVELVGKMQGEIDPTNISRIESGRTNPTVFTLFRIAEALNVRPNDLLNID; encoded by the coding sequence TTGGAAAAATCTGAAATTCTAAAACTTGTTGGAAAAAGAATCAAAGAAGTGAGAGAATCCAAAGGAATTTCTCAAGTAGAGCTTGTTGGCAAAATGCAGGGAGAAATAGACCCTACCAATATTTCTAGAATAGAATCTGGAAGAACCAATCCAACAGTTTTTACTCTTTTCAGAATTGCAGAAGCATTGAATGTTCGTCCAAATGACCTATTAAATATTGATTAG
- a CDS encoding glycosyltransferase yields MKHLVIIGQVIPEPKSTAAGTRMMQLIGIFSEAGYKISFLTAANNVEFSEQIDVHPIEINQESFDDKIKILDPDIVIFDRYVTEEQFGWRVSEHCPRAVKILDTEDLHFLREARHKAFKEKRDFNHNDLINGVFLREIASILRCDLSLIISEFEYELLTKTFRIDAEILFYLPFLAEEIEKNTTSFQKRQHFVSIGNFLHEPNWQTVLKLKQIWKYIRKNLPEAELHIYGAYATEKVFQLHNEKEGFLVKGRAVSADEIFRKYRVLLAPIPFGAGLKGKLWESMMFGLPNVTSSVGAEAMSRDLPWNGFIEDSDEEFTNKAVILYTNESIWNQANENASVILEQVYCKTVHIQPFWTILYKITDHLDNHRNTHFLGKILQHHQLNSTKYMSRWIEEKNKNLLL; encoded by the coding sequence GTGAAACATTTAGTAATTATCGGGCAGGTGATTCCTGAGCCAAAATCTACCGCTGCTGGAACGCGGATGATGCAACTTATTGGAATTTTTTCTGAAGCAGGTTATAAAATCAGCTTTCTTACTGCTGCTAATAATGTTGAGTTTTCAGAGCAAATCGACGTTCATCCTATTGAAATCAACCAGGAAAGTTTCGATGATAAAATAAAAATACTTGATCCTGATATTGTGATTTTTGATCGATATGTTACAGAGGAACAATTTGGCTGGCGCGTTTCGGAACATTGCCCGAGAGCGGTAAAAATTCTGGATACGGAAGATTTGCATTTCCTGAGAGAGGCAAGACACAAAGCGTTTAAGGAAAAAAGAGACTTCAATCATAATGATTTGATCAATGGTGTTTTTCTGCGAGAGATAGCTTCAATTCTGCGGTGTGATCTTTCTCTGATTATTTCTGAATTTGAATATGAATTATTAACAAAGACTTTCAGAATAGATGCTGAGATTCTTTTTTATTTGCCTTTCTTGGCTGAAGAGATTGAGAAAAACACGACTTCTTTTCAAAAAAGACAACATTTTGTAAGCATTGGTAATTTTCTTCACGAACCAAACTGGCAGACGGTTCTGAAATTGAAACAAATCTGGAAATATATCCGAAAAAATCTTCCGGAAGCAGAGCTTCATATATATGGAGCATATGCTACAGAAAAAGTTTTTCAGCTTCACAATGAGAAAGAAGGATTTTTGGTTAAAGGACGAGCTGTGTCTGCTGATGAAATTTTCAGAAAGTACAGAGTTTTGCTTGCTCCAATTCCTTTTGGCGCAGGACTGAAAGGAAAATTGTGGGAAAGTATGATGTTCGGATTGCCTAATGTTACGAGTTCTGTGGGTGCAGAAGCTATGTCTAGAGATCTCCCTTGGAATGGCTTTATAGAGGATTCTGATGAGGAATTTACTAACAAAGCAGTGATTTTATATACCAATGAATCAATCTGGAATCAGGCTAATGAAAATGCAAGCGTAATTTTGGAACAGGTTTATTGTAAGACTGTTCATATTCAACCGTTCTGGACTATACTATACAAAATAACAGATCATCTCGATAACCATAGAAATACGCATTTTCTTGGAAAAATTCTACAGCATCATCAATTGAATTCTACCAAATATATGAGTCGGTGGATTGAGGAAAAGAATAAAAATTTGTTATTATAA
- a CDS encoding PQQ-dependent sugar dehydrogenase, protein MIRSAISAVFCLGFLFVSCQQKESVKNLPLVETEKPNSDYKPAFAGQTRVMGYKTQTPYKVDVINHNLGKPWGIAQLPDGNFLITEKSGYINLISKDGKSVTKITGLPKVDSRGQGGFLDIVIDPDFDKNQTIYWSFSEPYEKENLTSVGKGVLNGNKIINSKMIFRATPSYDGRLHYGSRLAFDKTGNLFVSTGERSDLETRPLAQDLKVYLGKIIKIDKEGKPAAGNPFIGSNKAQPEIFSYGHRNPQGIAIHPETGELWETEMGPRGGDEINHIRAGKNYGWPTITYGIEYSGEKINNGVTKKDGLEQPVYYWDPVISPSGITFYTGNIEEWKNNLFIACLSGEKINRIIIENNKVVGEERLLENQGERFRDVFDGKDGNLYAITDSGKLYRISKK, encoded by the coding sequence ATGATAAGATCTGCTATTTCTGCTGTTTTTTGTCTCGGCTTCTTATTTGTTTCTTGCCAGCAAAAAGAATCTGTCAAAAATCTGCCTCTGGTGGAAACAGAAAAGCCAAACTCTGATTACAAACCTGCCTTTGCCGGACAGACAAGAGTGATGGGCTATAAAACACAAACTCCATACAAGGTAGATGTTATCAATCATAATCTCGGTAAACCTTGGGGAATCGCACAATTACCCGATGGCAATTTTCTGATAACAGAAAAATCAGGCTATATCAACCTCATTTCTAAAGATGGAAAGTCTGTTACCAAGATCACAGGATTACCAAAAGTGGACAGTCGCGGACAAGGTGGATTTTTGGATATTGTAATTGACCCCGATTTTGATAAGAATCAAACTATCTATTGGTCATTTTCAGAACCTTACGAAAAAGAAAATCTGACTTCAGTCGGAAAAGGCGTTTTAAATGGAAATAAAATAATCAATTCAAAGATGATTTTTCGAGCAACGCCTTCTTATGATGGAAGACTGCATTATGGAAGCCGGCTGGCTTTTGACAAAACCGGAAATCTTTTTGTGAGTACCGGTGAAAGATCTGATTTGGAAACGCGACCGCTGGCTCAGGATTTAAAAGTTTATCTAGGAAAAATTATTAAAATCGATAAAGAGGGAAAACCAGCAGCAGGCAATCCTTTTATTGGAAGTAACAAAGCTCAACCAGAAATCTTCTCTTACGGACACAGAAATCCACAGGGAATTGCCATTCATCCAGAAACCGGCGAACTTTGGGAAACCGAAATGGGTCCAAGAGGCGGAGACGAGATCAATCATATCCGGGCTGGAAAAAATTATGGCTGGCCCACAATTACCTATGGAATCGAATATTCTGGGGAGAAAATTAATAACGGCGTCACCAAAAAAGACGGTTTGGAACAACCAGTGTATTACTGGGATCCTGTAATATCTCCAAGTGGAATTACGTTTTACACTGGAAATATCGAGGAGTGGAAAAATAATCTTTTCATCGCTTGTTTAAGTGGCGAAAAAATCAACAGAATCATCATCGAAAATAATAAAGTTGTTGGAGAAGAACGATTATTAGAAAACCAAGGCGAGAGATTCCGCGATGTGTTTGATGGAAAAGATGGCAATCTTTATGCGATTACGGACAGCGGGAAATTGTATCGGATTTCTAAGAAATAA
- a CDS encoding IS4 family transposase: MSVFKDHKISLKQVLDFIPEALLSHLSATTKVDYYSKVLHGKKMFYLLLFCIFDNEKLSQRTLEDTFNSSGFKALFGLGEKEKVRRSSISERLSKIDPNYFKEIYEQMYGRFSQLYDKAEIEKYNLIRVDSTIVADTCSKLKEGIDQKSGKKLVKFSFSFDGVLPSGAEVFTGQKYSAEDNALPEAILKQVKKEEHHGNIYVIDRGLQSVRVMKEFEEKSVKFIVRSKENRKFEEVESYLTSQGLERWDDWRVLKDSKVKLYTGIPVQNKRGNVHHREEKVETDFRLVVIRNEKTKKEFWFLTNEFELTSKEIADYYRKRWDIEVFFRFLKQELNLSHLVSLNKNGIEVMVYMTMIASMLLLIYKKANALGYKTAKRRIAMELRDMITEILIIFAGGDPGKVFKT, encoded by the coding sequence ATGTCAGTATTTAAAGACCACAAGATTTCTCTTAAACAAGTTTTGGATTTTATTCCCGAAGCTCTTTTGAGCCATCTTTCTGCAACCACGAAGGTGGACTATTACAGCAAGGTGCTTCATGGCAAGAAAATGTTCTACCTTTTGCTTTTCTGTATCTTCGACAATGAAAAACTAAGCCAGAGAACTCTTGAAGATACATTTAACAGCAGCGGCTTCAAAGCACTTTTCGGTTTGGGCGAGAAAGAAAAAGTACGCAGAAGCTCCATCTCGGAGAGGCTCTCCAAAATTGACCCTAATTATTTCAAAGAAATCTACGAGCAGATGTACGGAAGATTTTCGCAACTCTACGATAAAGCCGAGATAGAGAAATACAACCTTATCCGGGTGGACAGTACTATTGTCGCCGATACCTGCTCAAAACTCAAGGAAGGCATCGACCAGAAAAGCGGTAAAAAATTGGTGAAGTTTAGTTTTTCTTTTGATGGTGTTCTGCCTTCGGGAGCAGAGGTTTTTACCGGACAGAAATATTCTGCAGAAGACAATGCGCTGCCGGAAGCCATCCTAAAGCAGGTAAAAAAGGAAGAACATCACGGTAATATTTATGTTATCGACAGGGGTTTGCAGTCGGTAAGGGTGATGAAGGAATTTGAAGAAAAGTCGGTAAAATTCATTGTCCGTTCTAAAGAAAACCGCAAGTTTGAAGAAGTCGAATCCTATCTCACTTCGCAAGGTTTGGAGAGATGGGATGACTGGAGAGTCTTGAAAGACAGTAAAGTAAAACTCTACACCGGAATCCCGGTACAAAACAAGCGTGGAAACGTGCATCACCGCGAAGAAAAAGTAGAAACTGATTTTCGATTGGTGGTAATCCGTAACGAAAAAACAAAGAAAGAGTTTTGGTTTTTAACCAACGAGTTTGAACTCACCAGCAAGGAAATTGCTGACTATTACCGCAAACGCTGGGATATTGAAGTTTTCTTCAGATTCCTAAAGCAGGAACTCAATCTGAGCCATTTGGTCTCGCTCAACAAAAATGGCATCGAAGTGATGGTATACATGACGATGATTGCCTCAATGCTTTTGCTGATTTACAAAAAAGCCAACGCTTTAGGCTACAAAACCGCAAAAAGGCGCATTGCCATGGAACTTCGCGATATGATTACCGAAATACTTATCATTTTTGCAGGCGGAGACCCCGGAAAGGTATTCAAAACTTAG